In Stenotrophomonas sp. ESTM1D_MKCIP4_1, a single genomic region encodes these proteins:
- a CDS encoding energy transducer TonB, translating into MSERRGHWQAVAISVGLHLLPLLLLVHWVASPPALPPPEQDMRISLRLLAPAAPPRPVEERHADTPRPAQQASAPQPSKAPPPPLPTAAREGELAASETGGSGRQPLLLAPPAASTNAAPATASIAAAPPAPDAPPADLQAGAASDQWEARLMARLQRYRFYPAAARARRQQGTAWVRVSLDRKGSLLALRLEQSSGQPLLDEAALQTFRRAQPLPPIPDEMNAPQELVVPVEYYLHQG; encoded by the coding sequence ATGAGTGAGCGCCGCGGCCACTGGCAGGCCGTCGCCATCAGCGTCGGCCTGCACCTGTTGCCGCTGTTGCTGCTTGTGCACTGGGTGGCAAGCCCGCCGGCACTGCCACCGCCGGAGCAGGACATGCGCATCAGTCTGCGCCTGCTGGCACCGGCCGCACCGCCGCGGCCGGTGGAGGAACGCCACGCCGATACGCCCCGCCCGGCACAGCAGGCCAGCGCGCCGCAGCCCAGCAAAGCACCGCCGCCGCCGTTGCCCACCGCAGCGCGCGAGGGCGAACTGGCGGCCAGCGAAACCGGCGGCAGTGGTCGCCAACCGCTGCTGCTTGCTCCGCCTGCAGCAAGCACCAACGCCGCGCCGGCAACGGCCTCGATCGCCGCAGCACCGCCCGCGCCGGATGCACCGCCTGCGGACCTGCAAGCCGGCGCCGCCAGCGACCAGTGGGAGGCCCGGCTGATGGCGCGACTGCAGCGCTATCGCTTCTACCCGGCCGCCGCGCGCGCACGGCGCCAGCAGGGCACGGCCTGGGTGCGGGTCAGCCTGGACCGCAAAGGCAGCCTGCTTGCCCTGCGCCTGGAGCAGTCGAGCGGCCAGCCACTGCTGGACGAAGCCGCCCTGCAGACCTTCCGCCGCGCACAGCCGCTGCCGCCCATTCCGGATGAGATGAACGCACCGCAGGAACTGGTGGTACCGGTCGAGTACTACCTGCATCAAGGGTAG